GAGCCCAAGAAGGTGAAGGCCACCAGCGCGAACAGGACGACCCGCACGCCGACGTTGTGCACATAGTCGAGAAACACGTCACGGATGCCGACCCAGGCGTGGGACAGGAGTATCGGGAAGAAGAGCAACAGCGCGGCGGTGACCAGGGGTTCTGCCACCCAGGCGCGCAACGCCTGGTAGTCCACGGGGGGATCGAACAGGAATTTGATGAAGAGATAGGAGACAAAGAACGCGAGATAGACGGCGGTCAGCCGCTGGGTCAACCACGCGATGACGCCGGATGCCTGGCGACTCATTGTGCGATCCTCCAGATCAGAACCAGGCCCAGGACCGCCACCGCCGCGACCATGACAATCCAGGCGCCGAGCCGTGAGGGATCCCGGTCGAGCCCGATGCGCAGGTCCAGAAGCAGATAGCGAATCCCCGCGAACAGGTGGTGCAGGATGCTCCAGGCCAGCGCGAGCAGGGCCAGCCGTACCAGCCAATGGTGGAGGAAGGCGTCGCTGGCGGCGAAGCCCGCGGGTCCCGACACGGCCCGATCGAGGAGGATGGCCCCGACCGGGATGGCCAGGACCATCAGGATGCCGCTGATGCGGTGGAGAATGGAGGCGTAACCGGTGGCGGGGAGTCTGATCCGCCACAGATCCAGGAACACGGGTCTGGTCGATTGCATGCTTGATCCTGTGTGGATTGCGAAGGCTGCGGGCGCCGGTCGGCCCCCCGCGACACCGGCCCTGGGGCCCGGTGCGGCGTCCGGCAGGTGCGACGGGCCTCACCTGCACTCAAGCGTCCTGCGCGCCGCCGACAGGGCGCCCAAGGGTCGCACCCCCTATTGTGCACTGCAACAGCGGCGCGCGTCACCCGGGTGTGCATCAATGGGTTCTATTTAGCCCGCATCGCTTGCCAGCCTCGGGGCGTTCGCGAAGTCGGCACGGCGCGATGCGGGCTACAAGGCGGGGAACGTTCGGGGTCTGAGACACGAGACCCTGCGTAGACGGCGGTTGGACAGATGCCTTTTGAAGGTACCGGGCCATCAGGGGCCAGCGACGTGCTCGGGCGGCTGGCCGAGTTGCCGGGACCACTCGCTGCACAGTTTGCGGAACGACCGACTGCGCGCCCGGGCCTGATCCAGGTCCATCCGGGCCGTGAGGGCTGGCTGATCGGTGATCTCTCGATACACCCCACCGACCATCCGGTGGCCGATCCAACCCTTAGCGTTGCGTGGGACCTCAGGGTCGACCCCATCGGCAGGATCAAAGCGAAATCCACGCTGACCATCCAAGGATTGCGCGGCGGCCAGGAACCAGGCCTCGTACTCGTGGTTTGCCAGCACCACCGAAACCGACCTGTGGGGCACCACCCGCCGGGCACGGTCCAAGATCTCGGGGCCGCGGGTTGCCGGGCAGTCGTCGTCCGCGTCCAGCAGGATCAGGACCCAGCCAGTCTCTCCGCATTTGGCAGCGGCCAGTTTCAGGTGTCGCGAGAACACGTCGTCTTTGTTCAGGAACTGCTCCCGGCGAACCCGAATCGGCGTGGCGATCTCCGTATAGACATCGGGGGTCAGCCATTCGCCAAGTCGGCGCAAGAGGACGGGGAGTGCGGAGACCTCTCCGTCGCCTTCGACGATGGATGCCACGGTCTGCATAAGGCCGGCGCTACCCGGTGCGTTGTTGAAACTGTTCGACATCGACCAGTCTCAAAGGTAAAGGTCCGACCTGCCGAAGTCGAAGTCCAGGTGGTCCGAAGGCGAGAGTGCCTCAAATAAATCGGTGGGGCGCAGCGCTTGGCCTGGGGCCGCTACCCGCTCGGGGCCAAGCTGATTGAGCCGCAGGAGTTCGCCCGCGGTGAACAGGTGTTCTTCAAGCATCTCCCGTGACGCTGCGTCGACCCGCGCAATCCGGGATTCGCCGCCTTCGGAGACGACTGCGAGCAGCGCGGTGGGCTCTAGCGCTGCGTCGTCGAGCAGGTCCGGGCTATGACTGGTGACCAGCACCTGCGTCTGCTCGGAGGCCCGTTGCAGTGCCTCCCGCAAGGCCGCGAAGGCGGCTGGGTGGAGCGCCGTCTCGGGTTCCTCGATCCCGACCAGCCTGAGCGAACCGTCGCTCACCCCCTGAAACAAGGCAATCAATGCACCGAAGACCCGCAGGGTACCGTCCGACATGCCCTGGGCGGGAAAGCGCCAGGGATACTCCGCGCCCGTAACGTCCTGGCGAAATTCGAGGGTCTCCATGGAACCGAGTGCCTTGTGCTCTACGCCTTGCACCATGGGAACCACTGCATGCAGATATTCGCTGACCAACGAGAGTGTCTCTGGGGCCGCGCGTGCAAGGTGTCGCACAACGCTCGCGATATTCTCGCCGGCCGGCTTGAGCAGTCGGCCTTCCTGCGGCTTCTGCAACTCCCGCATGAGCTTCGGGTCCAGGTTGTAGAAACCCATGGCCGTCAGTGCATCAAAGACGGGGCGGAAGGCAGGGAGCCC
The DNA window shown above is from Candidatus Thiodictyon syntrophicum and carries:
- a CDS encoding DUF4276 family protein, whose product is MSNSFNNAPGSAGLMQTVASIVEGDGEVSALPVLLRRLGEWLTPDVYTEIATPIRVRREQFLNKDDVFSRHLKLAAAKCGETGWVLILLDADDDCPATRGPEILDRARRVVPHRSVSVVLANHEYEAWFLAAAQSLDGQRGFRFDPADGVDPEVPRNAKGWIGHRMVGGVYREITDQPALTARMDLDQARARSRSFRKLCSEWSRQLGQPPEHVAGP
- the sdhD gene encoding succinate dehydrogenase, hydrophobic membrane anchor protein — encoded protein: MSRQASGVIAWLTQRLTAVYLAFFVSYLFIKFLFDPPVDYQALRAWVAEPLVTAALLLFFPILLSHAWVGIRDVFLDYVHNVGVRVVLFALVAFTFLGSGLWGFKAIVIAVINAGTGTPG
- the sdhC gene encoding succinate dehydrogenase, cytochrome b556 subunit → MQSTRPVFLDLWRIRLPATGYASILHRISGILMVLAIPVGAILLDRAVSGPAGFAASDAFLHHWLVRLALLALAWSILHHLFAGIRYLLLDLRIGLDRDPSRLGAWIVMVAAVAVLGLVLIWRIAQ
- a CDS encoding AAA family ATPase → MPSSVFLTRVVLRNYKSIAACDVRLGPLTYLLGPNGSGKSNFLDALHLVADALNGSLDRALNQRGGLGEVRRRSSGRPPNFGIRLAFRLPDERPGFYAFMVGALKGGGYEVQDEQCAIGWKGSGPGFKLQRGKLVATSEASFPAVTSDRLGLVAASGLPAFRPVFDALTAMGFYNLDPKLMRELQKPQEGRLLKPAGENIASVVRHLARAAPETLSLVSEYLHAVVPMVQGVEHKALGSMETLEFRQDVTGAEYPWRFPAQGMSDGTLRVFGALIALFQGVSDGSLRLVGIEEPETALHPAAFAALREALQRASEQTQVLVTSHSPDLLDDAALEPTALLAVVSEGGESRIARVDAASREMLEEHLFTAGELLRLNQLGPERVAAPGQALRPTDLFEALSPSDHLDFDFGRSDLYL